The proteins below come from a single Eucalyptus grandis isolate ANBG69807.140 chromosome 3, ASM1654582v1, whole genome shotgun sequence genomic window:
- the LOC120292204 gene encoding transcriptional activator HAP2-like isoform X2 yields MMQPKRREQTCKHMVGRKAARRVSTLQFDLDFQQIRTELTVKLDLQPHLHESRHQHAMRRARGSGGRFLDPSKINASNDAAKEKGTNSAPALSPNLPVHWALLGT; encoded by the exons ATGATGCAGCCGAAGAGAAGGGAACAAACTTG TAAACACATGGTAGGAAGGAAGGCCGCAAGAAGGGTGTCAAcgcttcaatttgatttggattttcAGCAAATCCGAACTGAACTAACCGTTAAG TTGGATCTACAACCGCATCTTCATGAGTCGCGGCACCAGCATGCCATGAGAAGAGCCAGAGGAAGTGGAGGGCGGTTTCTTGATCCAAGTAAAATCAATGCTTCGAATGATGCAGCTAAAGAGAAGGGCACAAATTCTGCTCCTGCTCTATCTCCCAATCTGCCAGTTCATTGGGCTCTGTTAGGCACCTGA
- the LOC120292204 gene encoding nuclear transcription factor Y subunit A-3-like isoform X1: MMQPKRREQTWSGSVFPICQFIGLSEPLAPDFSETWNSSSKHMVGRKAARRVSTLQFDLDFQQIRTELTVKLDLQPHLHESRHQHAMRRARGSGGRFLDPSKINASNDAAKEKGTNSAPALSPNLPVHWALLGT; this comes from the exons ATGATGCAGCCGAAGAGAAGGGAACAAACTTGGTCAGGCTCTGTCTTCCCAATCTGCCAGTTCATTGGGCTCTCTGAACCTTTGGCACCTGACTTCTCTGAAACCTGGAATTCATCTAGTAAACACATGGTAGGAAGGAAGGCCGCAAGAAGGGTGTCAAcgcttcaatttgatttggattttcAGCAAATCCGAACTGAACTAACCGTTAAG TTGGATCTACAACCGCATCTTCATGAGTCGCGGCACCAGCATGCCATGAGAAGAGCCAGAGGAAGTGGAGGGCGGTTTCTTGATCCAAGTAAAATCAATGCTTCGAATGATGCAGCTAAAGAGAAGGGCACAAATTCTGCTCCTGCTCTATCTCCCAATCTGCCAGTTCATTGGGCTCTGTTAGGCACCTGA